A window of Streptomyces profundus genomic DNA:
TGCCCCTCGGAGACGTCGTAACGGCCGTGCTCGTCCCAGGCGATGAGCTTCTCCACCGGGGCCAGACAGTCGGGGCGGCGGGCGGCGTAGCCGGTGGCGGCGACGACCGCCCCGGTGTCGCGGGTGGCCTCCCGTTCGGTGTCGGCGTGCCGGGTGGTGAGGCGCACTCCCCCGCCGTCCGGCAGCGCCTCGGCGCCCAGGACCGCGGTGGCGGGGAGCAGCGTGACGGGGGGCCGGTCGCCGTCCAGCAGGTGGTCGTACAGCTCCTGGTGGATCAGGTCGATGGTCTCGCTGTCGATGCCCTTGTAGAGCTGCCACTGGGAGGTGATCAGCCGGTCCCTGGTCTCGGGCGGCAGGGCGTTGAAGTACCGCATGTAGGCGGGGGTGGTGTACTCCAGGACCAGCTTGGAGTAGTCGAGCGGCGCGAAGCCCCAGGAGCGGGTGAGCCAGCTGACGGCCCAGCCGGCGGCGCGCTGGCGGCGCAGCAGGTCGAGGAAGACCTCGGCGCCCGACTGTCCCGAGCCGACGACCGTGATCTCGCGGGCGCCCGCCTCGGCCAGCGCGTCGATCCGGTGCAGGTACTCGCCGGAGTGGAACACCCGCTCGCCGGCGAGCCGGCGCAGCGGTTCGGGGAGCGCCGGCTGGGTGCCGACGCCGAGCACCAGGTGGCGGGCCAGCTGGTGGCGGGTGACGCCGGTGGCCGTGTCACGCAGGCTGAGCCGCCAGCGTTCCCGGTCCTCCTGCCAGACCACCTCGGTCACCTCGGTGCCGAAGTGGCAGCCGGGCAGCCTGGCGGCGGCCCAGGCGCAGTAGTCGGCGTACTCGCGGCGCGGCACATGGAAGCGTTCGGCGATGTAGAAGGGGTACATCCGGTCGTGCTCGACCAGGTAGTTGAGGAAGGACCAGCGGCTGGTGGGGCGGATCAGCGAGACCAGATCGGCCAGGAAGCCCACCTGGAGCGACGCCCAGTCGAACATCAGCCCGGGATGCCAGTCGTAGCTCTCGCGCCGGTCGAAGGCGGCGAACCGCAGCTCGGGCAGTTCGTCGGCCAGCGCCGACAGGGCGAGGTTGAACGGGCCGATGCCCACCGCCGCGAGGTCGAGTTCCGGTTCGCTCACGCGTAGTCCTCCGTCTCCACGGCTCGTCCGGCCGCGTCCACGGCGGCCAGCAGCTCCTGGATGTCGTCCTTGGTCGCCTGCGGGTTGAGCAGGGTGAGTTTCAGCCGCACCCGACCGGTCTCCGACGTCCCCGCGAGGTCGTCGGTGCGGCCTATCAGGGCGCGGCCCTGGCGCAGCAGCCGGCGGCGGAGCGCGCCGTTGATGGCGTCGGCGTGCGCCCGGTTGGCCTCGGCCGGCCGGTAGCGGAAGACCACGGTGGTGAGCACCGGGGTGGCGACCAGCTCCAGGCGCGGGTGGTCCTTGATGGCGTCCGCCGCGTGCAGCGCCAGGTCGTGGCAGGAGTCCAGCAGGGCGCCGACGCCGCGTCGGCCCAGCGCCAGGAAGGTGGCGACCACCTTGAGGGCGTCGGCCCTGCGGGTGGTGGCCAGGCTGTGGCCGAGCAGCCCGTCGTAGCCGGCGGCGCCGTCGTCGTCCGGGTTGAGGTAGGCGACCCGCAGCCCGGTGCTGGCGGTGAGGTCGGTGCCCTCCCGCACCAGGAGCACACTGGCCGCGGCCGGCTGCCAGGCGGTCTTGTGCAGGTCGATGGTGATCGAGTCGGCCGCCTCAAGACCCTTCAGCAGGGGACGCAGCCGGTCGGAGAAGAGCGCGCCGCCCCCGTAGGCGGCGTCCACATGCAGCCGCGCCCCGTGCCGCCGGGCGACGGCGGCCAGCTCGGGGAGCGGGTCGATGGAGCCGTAGTCGGTGGTCCCCGCGGTGGCGACCACGGCGATGGGCAGCTCGTTCTCGGCGCGTTCGGCGAGGGCCCGCTCCAGCGTCTCGGGGGCCATCCGACGGTCGGCGTCGGCGGGGAGCGGGCGCACCGCGTCCTCGCCCAGGCCCAGCACGGCGCAGGCCCTGGCCACCGAGAAGTGCGCCAACTCCGAGCAGTAGACGACTGGTTGGACGTCCACTCCGACCAGGCCCAGGAGCCTGACGTCGCGTCGGGCGCCGAGCGCGGCGTCCCTGGCGATCAGCAGGGCCTGGAGGTTGGACGCGGTGCCGCCCGGGGTGAGCACCCCGTCGGCGCGCGGGCCGTAGCCGGCCAGCGCGGTCAGGGCGCGCACCAGCCGGCTCTCCAGCTCGACCGCGTAGGGGCCGCTGTCCCAGGTGTCGACGGAGGCGTTGAACGCGGAGGCCAGCACGTCGGTCGCGGTGGCCACGCCCAGGGCCGGCGGCTGGAGGTGCGCGGCGGCGCGGGGGTCGGCGAGGTCGACGGTGTAGGTGGCGTAGGCGCGGGCCAGGGCGAGCAGCGCGTTCCGGCCGCCGCCCTCGGCCGGCAGCGGCCCTTCGGGGAGCTGGCCGTCGACCACATGGGCCAGCTCGGTGGGGGTCATGGGCGGCAGCGGCCCGCCTCTGCGGCGCAGCGCTTTGGCGGCTTCACTGGTCAACTCGCCTACCAGGCGCCCGACTTCCGCGATTCCCTCGGGATCGGCGGCCAGCAGGGCGGGTTCCAGCAGGGGGGCGGGCACGGGCACGGTTGTTGCGTGGCCGGACATGCTCATGAGTCGGTGACGTCCCTTGTCTCGGGTGTCGCGGCAGTCTGGGGAGGCTGTCTCGTGGGGGAGGCCCGGCGGTGGCGGGCGGGATCAATGGGGTTGTCAGGGGGAACGGCGTTGTCCAGGACCGACGTTGGCGGCGCGGCCCGGCGCGGCGACCCCACGATAATTTAGGTTAGGCACACCTAAGTTTGTCAACTGGGCCGTCCCACCACCCGAGACGTCCGTCCCCGCCCCAACCCCTCGGGGACGACCGGGCGTACGCTCGTGACCAGTGAGGGACGCGCCGAGAGGGGAAGCACCGTGAGCCTGGAGGACATGCGCGAGGTCACCACGGAGGCCGAGCTCGTCGAGCTGGTCGGCGAGCCCAAGCCCTACACCCGCGACAAGGTCCGCACCTCGCTCCACCCACTGGACCGCGCGTGGTTGGCCGCCTCGCCGCTCTGTCTGGTCGCCACCTCGGCCGCCGACGGCAGCTGCGACGTCTCCCCCAAGGGCGATCCGGCCGGCCTGGCCCTGGTGTTGGACGACCACACCCTCGTCATCCCCGAACGCCCCGGCAACAGACGGGTCGACGGGTTCCGCAACATCCTGAGCAACCCGCGGGTGGGGTTGATCTTCCTGCTGCCGGGCCGGGGGGACACCCTGCGGGTCAACGGACGCGCCCGGATCGTGCGCGAGGCGCCGTTCTTCGACCGGCTGGTGGTGCGTGGCAACCGGCCCCGGCTGGCGCTGGTGGTCTCGATCGACGAGGTGTTCCACCACTGCGCCAAGGCTTTTCTGCGCTCCCGCGCCTGGGAGCCGGAGAGCTGGCAGCCCGAGGCACTGCCCTCCAGGGCGCGGTTCTCGAAGGCCCTGGAGCGGCACGACGAGCCCATCGAGGCGCTGGAGGAGCACTACGGGGCGGGCTATCGGGAGCGCCTCTACCAGGACTGAGACCGCCGAGGTCCCCGCCGGGACGGGGCCCCTCGACAGCCGTCGGCGGGGCGCTACTCCGACAGGAGCCGGCAGTCGGCGGGCTCGGCGTTGGCCGGGTCCAGGGCGTTGGCCACCTCCTGGAAGGCCATCCGGTCGCCGAGCACGAGGGCCATGTGCCCCGACTCGTTCTCCGGGCAGAGCTCCTGGAGCAACACGTTGGTGACGCCCGGCTCGTCGATGAACTGCGTCTCGTACGGGGTGATCACCTGGTCGTGCTCGGTGCCGATCACGGTGTACTCGACGCCGGGCAGGGTGTAGCCGCCCGCGTTGAGCCCGGTGATGAACTCCGAGCCGACCATCTGCTGGAGCAGCACCGGGGAGTGCTCGTCCAGGAACGCGGTGAGCCCAGGGACGAGATCCAGCAGCCCGATCAGCCCGCTGGCCGTGGTGCCGTTGGTGCTGGGCGCGAGGGCGATCAGCGCGTTGACCCGGTCGGCGCCGTCGGCGTGGTGCTTCAGGTAGTAGCGCGGCATCATCCCGCCCTGCGAGTGGCCGACGATGTCCACCTCGTCGGCCCCCGTGGTGGCGAGCACCCCGTCGACGAACGTGGCGAGCTGGGCGGCCGAGCCCTCGATGGGCGCCAGCCCGTGCAGGATCGGCACACCGGACATCTGCCCGTAGTCCAGCGAGTAGACGCAGTACCCGCGCTCCACCAGATAGGGCGCGAGGCCGAGCCAGCTCAGCCACGCGTTACCCCCGGTGCCGTGCACCAGGACCACGGGACGGTCGTGCTCGGACGCGCAGTTCCGCTTGTTCCAGCCGCCGTCGCCGCTCGCCGCGGCGCTGCTGCCGGCCGGCAGCAGGGTCAGGGGGGCGATCAGCAGGGCGGAGAGAAGGGCCCCCCGGAGCCGTCTTGATCGCTTCCGCCGCATTCGTAACAGCATGGATGTCCCCTCAACTGGAGTGATCGGTAGGCGGTTTCCGATCGCAACGCGAAAACCTCTGCCAAATTACGGAGCGGTAACCCCTGAGCACACATCGACAAGGTAAAGAGATGGCCACATTTTCCTCACAGGCCACTTCGGCACCACCCGCCTCCCCCGTTTCAGCGTCGAATCGCACACCGGTCCGCCAACTCCACCACTCCGTCGCGAAGCTGACGACGGGGCACTTTTTCAGCCACCCTCCCCGCCGCCCAAGTTATCGATCATGAGTTCGACCCATGTCGCTGACCAGCAGGGACAGGGTTTACAGTAATCGAACTGAGGTGCGATAAACGCCTGGGTCACTGGCTGGAACGGGGGCGGAGCGAGGGAGGTGCGGCATGGCGGGCTTCGTCCACACCCATGTCGCGTCCGGGTACTCGGCGCGGTACGGCGCCGCCCATCCCGAGCGGCTGGTCCTGAGGGCGCGCGAACGCGGCATGACGGCGCTCGCGCTCACCGACCGGGACACCGTCACCGGCGCCGTCCGGTTCGCCGAGTCCTGTGCCGAGCACGGGATACGTCCGGTCTTCGGCGTCGAACTCGCGGTGGAGGCCAGCGCGCCCCCGCCGCCCGCGGCCCGCCGGCCCCGCACCCCGGCGCGCGGGGGTGCCCATGTCGGGGAGCCGCCGCTGCGGTTCACGCTGCTCGCCAGGGACCGGACGGGGTGGGCCCGGCTCTGCCGGATCACCTCGGCCGCCCATGGCACCTCGGCCGGCGGGGCGCCCGTGGTGCCCTGGCGGGCGCTGCGCGAACACGGCGGCCCCGGGCTGACCGTGCTGCTCGGCCCGGTCTCGGAGCCGGTGCGCGCGCTGACGGTGGGCCGGGAGGACGTCGCGGTGAGGCTGCTGGCGCCCTGGCGGGAGATCTTCGGCGACGGGATCAGGCTGGAGGCCGTCGCGCACCACCGCCTCGGCACCGGGCCCGGATCGCTGCGGCTGGCCGCCCGCACCCTGGCGCTGGCCGACCGCACCCACACCACCGCCGTGCTCTCCAACGCCGTCCGCTACGCCGACCGGGAACAGCACCGCCTCGCCGACGTCCTGGACGCCGCACGGCTGCTGCGGCCCGTCGACCGGCGCCGGCTGGACAGCGGACAGCGCTGGCTCAAGAGCGAGCGGGAGATGGCGGAGGTCGCGCGCCTGATCGCCGAGTGCGCGGGCGCCGACGCCCGGCGGGCCCACCGGCTGCTGGCGGACACGGCCGCCACGGCCGCCGCCTGCGTCGTCGACCCGGCGGCCGATCTGGGGCTCGGCCGGCCGCACCTCCCGGAGCCCGAGGCGCTCGGCGCCGACCCGGGCCCCGGCGGCACCGCCAGGATGCTGCGGCAGCGGACCGAGGAGGGGCTGGCCCGCCGGGGGCTGGGCCGGGACCCGGCCGCCCGCGACCGGCTCGAAGCGGAACTCGGCGTGATCTCCCGACTGGGCTACGACGCGTACTTCCTCGCCGTCGGCCAGGTGGTGGCCGATATCCGGGCCAAGGGCATCCGGGTCGCCGCCCGGGGCTCAGGGGCGGGGTCGCTGGTCTGCCACGCCCTGGACATCGCGACCGCGAACCCTCTCGACCACCGGCTGCTGTTCGAACGCTTTCTGAGCGAACGCCGCGCGTCGCTGCCCGATATCGACATCGACGTGGAGTCCGCCAGACGGTTGGAGTGCTACGACGCGATCTTCGAACGGTTCGGCCCGGAGCGGGTCGCGGTCACCGCGATGCCCGAGACCTACCGCGCCCGCCGGGCGCTGCGGGACACCGGGCTCGCCCTCGGCATCCCGCCGGCGGACGTCGACCGGATCGCCAAGAGCTTCCCGCACCTGCGGGCGTCCGACATCTCGGGGGCGCTCGCCGAGCTGCCCGAACTGCGGGAGCTGGCCGCCGAGAAGGACAGATACGGGCCGCTGTGGGAGCTCGCCGAGGGCCTCGACTCCCTGGTCCACGGCATGGCCATGCACCCCTGCGGCGTGGTGATCAGCGACGCGAAGCTGCTGGACCGGCTGCCCGTGCGGCCGACCCCGCAGGGCGACTACCCCATGGCGATGGCGGCGAAGGAGGAGATCGAGAAGCTGGGCAACATCAAGCTCGACGTCCTGGGCGTCCGGATGCAGTCGGCCATGGCCCACGCCGTCGCCGAGCTGGAACGGGCCACGGGCGACCGCGTCGACCTGGACGATCCGCGGCAGGTACCGCTCGACGACCCCTTCGCGTTCAAGCTCATCCAGGAGAGCGAGACCCTCGGTCTCTTCCAGCTCGAATCGCCTGGCCAGCAGGACCTGCTCTCCCGGCTCAAGCCGCGCGATCCGCAGGACGTCATCGCGGACATCAGCCTCTTCCGGCCGGGCCCCGTCGCCGGCGGGATGCCCGAGCGGTATGTCGCCGCCCGGCACGGCGGCGCGCCGGCCTACGCCCACCGGGACCTCGAACCGGTGCTCGCCGACACCTACGGGGTGACCATCTGGCACGAGCAGGTCATCGAGACGCTGTCGGTGCTGACCGGCTGCGACCGCGCGCTGGCCGAGGTCGCCAGGCGCGCGCTCGGGGACCGGGAGCGGCTGCCGGGGATCAGGGACTGGTTCCACCGCACGGCGGGCGAGCGCGGCTACTCGGCGGCGGTCAGGGACGAGGTGTGGAAGACCGTCGAGTCCTTCGGCGCCTACGGCTTCTGCCGGGCCCACGCGGTCGCCTTCGCCGTGCCCGCGTTGCAGAGCGCCTGGCTCAAGGCGCACCACCCGGCGTTCCTGCTGGCCGGTCTCCTGGAACACGACCCGGGCATGTGGCCCAAGCGTGTCCTGGTCGCCGACGCCCGCCGCCGCGGCGTGCGGGTCCTCCCCGTCGACGTCAACAGGTCCGGGGTCCGGCACGCCGTGGAGCGAACCGACGAGGGGCCGTGGGGGGTGCGGCTCGCGCTGGCCTCGGTGCACGGCATCGGCGAGGAGGAGTGCGCGCGGATCGAGGAGGGGCAGCCCTATGACTCGCTGTCTGACTTCTGGCAGCGGGCGCGGCCCAGCCGGCCGGTCGCCGAACGCCTCGCCGAGGTCGGCGCGTTGGGCACGCTCCACGACGGGCGCCGCACCCGGCGGGACCTGCTGCTGGAGATCGCCGAACTCCACCGGGCCGCCCGCGCCAGGACCGCGGGCCCGGGGCAGCTGCCGCTCGATGCCGGCGCCCCGGGCGGGGGCGGGCCGAGCGGCCTGCCCGAGATGACCGGCAGGGAGGCGCTCGGCGCCGAACTCGGCACCCTGGGCATCGACGTCTCGCAGCATCTGATGGAGCACCACCACCGGCTGCTGCGGGAGATCGGCGCGACCGACGCGGCGCATCTGGCGGAGCTGCGCCCCGGCCAACGGGTCCTCGTCGCCGGCGCGCGCGCCTCGACCCAGACCCCGCCGATCGCCAGCGGCAGACGCATCATCTTCGTCACCCTTGAGGACGGCTCAGGGCTGGTCGACCTGGCGTTCTTCGAGGACTCCCACCCGGCCTGCGCGCACACCGTCTTCCACAGCGGGCTGCTGCTGGTCCGGGGCACGGTCCAGGTGCGCGGCACCCGCCGCACCGTGGTGGGCACCATGGCCTGGGACCTCGAACGGATCGCCGCCGCCCGCAGGGACGACGGCCCCGAGGCCGCGCTCGCCCTCCTCGGCGCCGACCGGCCCCACCCGACGCCCGCCCAGCCGGGGCGCACCCTGACCGACGGCACCGCGGGGGCCAGGCTGCACCCGTACGCCGATCTGCGGCCCGCCGGCAGCCCCTCGATCGACCTGCGAAAGTTCGGCCACACCAGCCCGGGGAGCGCCGGATGACCGGGGAACGCCGGACGGACCCACGGCCGCGTTCACGTCAGCGGCATATCGCCCACCTCGCCCTGACCGCGCCCGACACCGACACCGACGCCGAGACCGACGGGGAACGGTACGCCGACATCGTCGACGTGCTGTCCGGGATCACCCCGCATGTCAAGGCCGTCCCGCCGGACGCCGTCCAGCTCGACCTGACGTCGGCGCTCCGCTACTTCGACCTGTCCCCCTACCACGTCGTCCAGTTGGCGCAGCTGCGCCTGAAGGCCCTGCACGGCGTCGACGCCGGCGCCGGGCTCGCCGGCAACCGCATGCTGGCGGCCATGGCGGCCGACACGGCCGCGCCGGGACACACCGTCTGGGTCCCCGCCGAACGGGCCACCGCCTGGCTGCGCCCCCGTCCGGTCACCGCGCTGCCCGAGGTCGGCCGGTCCATGGCGACCACCCTGGGCAGATACGGGCTGCACACCATCGGCCAGATCGCCGACCTGCCGGCGGCGACCCTGCAACGTCTCCTCGGCGTCGGCCGGGCACGGCTGTTGACCGAACGCGCCCACGGCCACGACCCCCGTCCGGTCGTCCCCGACGAACCGGCCGCGCGGCTGACCGCCGAGCTCGCGCTGGAGCGGGACTGCCTCGATCCGGAGCGGCAGCACCGCTCGGTGCTGGGGCTCGTCGAGCACCTCGGTCACCGGCTGCGCGGCGCCGGCCAGGTCGCCGGCCGCGTCACCCTCACGGTGCGGTACGCCGACCGTTCCACCAGCACCCGCGCCCACCGGCTGGCGGAGCCGACCGGGCACTCCCCCGCCCTCGCGTCGGCCGCCCTTGGGCTGCTGGCGGGGCTCGGGCTGCAACGCGCCCGGGTGCGCGGCTTCACCGTCCGCGCCGAGGAGCTGCGGCCCGCCGACACCGCCCATCGTCAGCTCTCCCTGGACTCGGGAGACGACCGCGCCAGGGCCGCCGAGGCGGTGGCGGACCGGATCCGCCGCCGGTTCGGGGCGGCGGCCGTGGGGCCGCCGTCCTGGTACGGCCACCCGGACCAGCCACCCAGGGTGGTCGCCTCGACCACCGCGCGGTGGTCCCCCTGAGCGCCTGACGGCCCGTCAAAGTCAGCTCGGAGTCAGCCGGCTTCGGGCGCCGGCAGGCGGCAGCGCCCGGTGGCCAGCGCGGCGCGCACCGCGTCGGCGGTGACGCCCTGGGGCTGCCCCGTGCTGTCCAGAACGTGGTGCTCATAGCGACCGAGATCGGCGAACTGTCGATACATCTCCTCGATCGGGCCAGGATCGGTCAGCGGATGATCGCGCCTGCTCGTTCCCCGTTCCAGGGTGGTCTCCCGATCCGGGCGCAACACCACATAGTGCGGCGTCTCGCCGAGCGCTCGGACGGTCTCGGCCCGGAAGGGCTCGACGAACCACGGGCCGATCACGCCGTCGACCACCGTCAGATAGCCACCGGCGGCATAGCCGGCCGCCGCCCGCGCCAGCACGCCGACCACCACCTCGTTCTGGTGCCGCGCCGCCGGCAGATACGGCGGCACGGCGTCGTCCCCGAGCACCGCCCAGAAGTCGTCCGCGTGCAGCCAGGCGCTGCCGGGCTCGCCCGGCGCCTCGGTCAGCGACCGCGCGACGGTGCTCTTGCCCGCTCCGGGTGGGCCGCTCAGCAGGACGACCGCTCCGCTCCCTGTCACCCCAACAGGTTAGGGTGCCAAGCGTGGCTATCCCCTTCGACCTTGTGATCTTCGACTGTGACGGCGTGCTGGTGGACAGCGAGCCGCTCGCCCTCCGGGTCTGTCTCGACCTGGGGGCCGAGCTGGGCTGGCCGCTGACCGAGGGCGAGGTCGTCGACCGCTTCCTCGGCCGCTCCGAGCGGGCGGTCCAGGAGCAGATAGCCGAGCGCCTCGGCGCGGAGAAGGCCGCCCGCTGGGGCGAGGAGTACCAGCGGCGCCTCGCCCTTCTCATCGACACGGAGTTGACCGAGGTGGACGGCGTGACGGAGGCGCTGGACGCGCTGACCGTGCCGCTGAACTGCATCGCCTCCAGCGGCAGTCACGAG
This region includes:
- a CDS encoding lysine N(6)-hydroxylase/L-ornithine N(5)-oxygenase family protein; the encoded protein is MSEPELDLAAVGIGPFNLALSALADELPELRFAAFDRRESYDWHPGLMFDWASLQVGFLADLVSLIRPTSRWSFLNYLVEHDRMYPFYIAERFHVPRREYADYCAWAAARLPGCHFGTEVTEVVWQEDRERWRLSLRDTATGVTRHQLARHLVLGVGTQPALPEPLRRLAGERVFHSGEYLHRIDALAEAGAREITVVGSGQSGAEVFLDLLRRQRAAGWAVSWLTRSWGFAPLDYSKLVLEYTTPAYMRYFNALPPETRDRLITSQWQLYKGIDSETIDLIHQELYDHLLDGDRPPVTLLPATAVLGAEALPDGGGVRLTTRHADTEREATRDTGAVVAATGYAARRPDCLAPVEKLIAWDEHGRYDVSEGHRVATAPEVTGGLFVQNAELHTHGAAAPDLGIGAYRSALILNAVTGREVFRIPRSTAFQTFGPDPGR
- a CDS encoding pyridoxal phosphate-dependent decarboxylase family protein → MPVPAPLLEPALLAADPEGIAEVGRLVGELTSEAAKALRRRGGPLPPMTPTELAHVVDGQLPEGPLPAEGGGRNALLALARAYATYTVDLADPRAAAHLQPPALGVATATDVLASAFNASVDTWDSGPYAVELESRLVRALTALAGYGPRADGVLTPGGTASNLQALLIARDAALGARRDVRLLGLVGVDVQPVVYCSELAHFSVARACAVLGLGEDAVRPLPADADRRMAPETLERALAERAENELPIAVVATAGTTDYGSIDPLPELAAVARRHGARLHVDAAYGGGALFSDRLRPLLKGLEAADSITIDLHKTAWQPAAASVLLVREGTDLTASTGLRVAYLNPDDDGAAGYDGLLGHSLATTRRADALKVVATFLALGRRGVGALLDSCHDLALHAADAIKDHPRLELVATPVLTTVVFRYRPAEANRAHADAINGALRRRLLRQGRALIGRTDDLAGTSETGRVRLKLTLLNPQATKDDIQELLAAVDAAGRAVETEDYA
- a CDS encoding pyridoxamine 5'-phosphate oxidase family protein, yielding MREVTTEAELVELVGEPKPYTRDKVRTSLHPLDRAWLAASPLCLVATSAADGSCDVSPKGDPAGLALVLDDHTLVIPERPGNRRVDGFRNILSNPRVGLIFLLPGRGDTLRVNGRARIVREAPFFDRLVVRGNRPRLALVVSIDEVFHHCAKAFLRSRAWEPESWQPEALPSRARFSKALERHDEPIEALEEHYGAGYRERLYQD
- a CDS encoding esterase/lipase family protein is translated as MRRKRSRRLRGALLSALLIAPLTLLPAGSSAAASGDGGWNKRNCASEHDRPVVLVHGTGGNAWLSWLGLAPYLVERGYCVYSLDYGQMSGVPILHGLAPIEGSAAQLATFVDGVLATTGADEVDIVGHSQGGMMPRYYLKHHADGADRVNALIALAPSTNGTTASGLIGLLDLVPGLTAFLDEHSPVLLQQMVGSEFITGLNAGGYTLPGVEYTVIGTEHDQVITPYETQFIDEPGVTNVLLQELCPENESGHMALVLGDRMAFQEVANALDPANAEPADCRLLSE
- a CDS encoding DNA polymerase III subunit alpha, translated to MAGFVHTHVASGYSARYGAAHPERLVLRARERGMTALALTDRDTVTGAVRFAESCAEHGIRPVFGVELAVEASAPPPPAARRPRTPARGGAHVGEPPLRFTLLARDRTGWARLCRITSAAHGTSAGGAPVVPWRALREHGGPGLTVLLGPVSEPVRALTVGREDVAVRLLAPWREIFGDGIRLEAVAHHRLGTGPGSLRLAARTLALADRTHTTAVLSNAVRYADREQHRLADVLDAARLLRPVDRRRLDSGQRWLKSEREMAEVARLIAECAGADARRAHRLLADTAATAAACVVDPAADLGLGRPHLPEPEALGADPGPGGTARMLRQRTEEGLARRGLGRDPAARDRLEAELGVISRLGYDAYFLAVGQVVADIRAKGIRVAARGSGAGSLVCHALDIATANPLDHRLLFERFLSERRASLPDIDIDVESARRLECYDAIFERFGPERVAVTAMPETYRARRALRDTGLALGIPPADVDRIAKSFPHLRASDISGALAELPELRELAAEKDRYGPLWELAEGLDSLVHGMAMHPCGVVISDAKLLDRLPVRPTPQGDYPMAMAAKEEIEKLGNIKLDVLGVRMQSAMAHAVAELERATGDRVDLDDPRQVPLDDPFAFKLIQESETLGLFQLESPGQQDLLSRLKPRDPQDVIADISLFRPGPVAGGMPERYVAARHGGAPAYAHRDLEPVLADTYGVTIWHEQVIETLSVLTGCDRALAEVARRALGDRERLPGIRDWFHRTAGERGYSAAVRDEVWKTVESFGAYGFCRAHAVAFAVPALQSAWLKAHHPAFLLAGLLEHDPGMWPKRVLVADARRRGVRVLPVDVNRSGVRHAVERTDEGPWGVRLALASVHGIGEEECARIEEGQPYDSLSDFWQRARPSRPVAERLAEVGALGTLHDGRRTRRDLLLEIAELHRAARARTAGPGQLPLDAGAPGGGGPSGLPEMTGREALGAELGTLGIDVSQHLMEHHHRLLREIGATDAAHLAELRPGQRVLVAGARASTQTPPIASGRRIIFVTLEDGSGLVDLAFFEDSHPACAHTVFHSGLLLVRGTVQVRGTRRTVVGTMAWDLERIAAARRDDGPEAALALLGADRPHPTPAQPGRTLTDGTAGARLHPYADLRPAGSPSIDLRKFGHTSPGSAG
- a CDS encoding DNA polymerase Y family protein: MTGERRTDPRPRSRQRHIAHLALTAPDTDTDAETDGERYADIVDVLSGITPHVKAVPPDAVQLDLTSALRYFDLSPYHVVQLAQLRLKALHGVDAGAGLAGNRMLAAMAADTAAPGHTVWVPAERATAWLRPRPVTALPEVGRSMATTLGRYGLHTIGQIADLPAATLQRLLGVGRARLLTERAHGHDPRPVVPDEPAARLTAELALERDCLDPERQHRSVLGLVEHLGHRLRGAGQVAGRVTLTVRYADRSTSTRAHRLAEPTGHSPALASAALGLLAGLGLQRARVRGFTVRAEELRPADTAHRQLSLDSGDDRARAAEAVADRIRRRFGAAAVGPPSWYGHPDQPPRVVASTTARWSP
- a CDS encoding AAA family ATPase, with product MTGSGAVVLLSGPPGAGKSTVARSLTEAPGEPGSAWLHADDFWAVLGDDAVPPYLPAARHQNEVVVGVLARAAAGYAAGGYLTVVDGVIGPWFVEPFRAETVRALGETPHYVVLRPDRETTLERGTSRRDHPLTDPGPIEEMYRQFADLGRYEHHVLDSTGQPQGVTADAVRAALATGRCRLPAPEAG
- a CDS encoding HAD family hydrolase, with product MAIPFDLVIFDCDGVLVDSEPLALRVCLDLGAELGWPLTEGEVVDRFLGRSERAVQEQIAERLGAEKAARWGEEYQRRLALLIDTELTEVDGVTEALDALTVPLNCIASSGSHEKMRHTLGRTGLRERFDGRIFSAGEVARGKPEPDLFLHAAARMGVDPARCAVVEDSQYGVRAARAAGMYAFGYAGGLTPADWLAGPDTTVFDDMRKLPALLSGR